In Calditrichota bacterium, the DNA window GTCCTTGCACTATGAAATGTATATTAACAATCGAAACGTTGATTCACCATTATCACAAATGTCATTGGCAAGCTGGTGGATAATTAGAAGATATAATCAAAACCCGTGATTTTCTCAAAGACATCAAAATTTGGAACGAAATTGCTAAATCTCATTGGTGAATTTTCAAAGAAATCATGAAAAAAGGTTATATTCTGCTTAATTAGTATTTAGGTTTTATAAATTCAGTTTCGTGTTTCTTTTTGCCGGATAAAATTATTCCGTATACACTTACAAATACAATTATGAGAGTTACAACTTGATAACTTTTTATAGTCTCATGTAAAAATATAATTGCTAAAATAAGTGTAATTGCTGGCCATGGAGTAATAATTGAACTAGCCACAGAGACATCAACTTGCCTCACAGCATAAAACCAAACTATAAGTTCAATATAGTACACAAATCCCATAGCAGCTGCATATATTTGAAACTCATAATTTCCTATTAAATCAATTGCTTGATTTAGGCCACTAATTGATATAGATATAGTAAAGATTACGATAACCGAAATTAGAACCCTAAAAAAGGTTACTTGAACTGGAGTGATTGGTGTTTTGTCTAAGACTTCTTTTATTATAACATGTGCCACACTCCATATTAATGGAACACTGAAAGCAAAGATAAACCAAAATGATAAACCTGCAATTTGCCAAGTTCCATTAGTGCCTAGAAAATATAGTCCAACTATTAACAAAAATGTGAAGAACAATTCTGACTTGTTCTTCTTTCTATTGAGAAATACCGTTTCCCATAAAATTGCAAAAAGAGGATAAGCCTGAATAGCAATCGAGGCGCTGACAGTGCCTGCTTTCTCCATGGAGAGCACATATGAAAAAGTTGAAATGCCAAACATAGCACCTGTTGCAAGTATTATTAAAACAGTCTTTTTCTTTCGTCCACTAGACAATTTTGCATCAAAAATCCCACGATTTGAAGATTTGTACTCAATAAGTAAAACAGGTGTTGAAAAAATAAATTGCCAGATAGACAAATAGAGCGCAAAGTTCAAGGCGCTAATTTCCATAGGCCTGCTGTTTGAAATAACAGGCATTATCCCTAGTAGCATTAAAGAAATAAATGATAGTGCAATCCCAGTTTTAATATTGCTTTTCACTGTGTTCGATCCCTTTTTAAGCTTTTGCAAATAATACAATGTCTGTTGTTCTCATGACGCTACTTGCAAAACGATTCATAACAGCTCAGAATTTTTATTTTTAATAATTGCTTTGCTTTATCAACTGTTGCTGCATATTCAAGCATTACTCCACCCAAGACAAAAGAAACTACAGTTGCAATTATTGCAACATCTTATTTAGTACCTGGAAATAAGTTTAGCTTTTAGATCCCAGTCGAACACCAATTATGATTGAAAAATATTTATTTAGGTTTCTTCCAACATTTGTACAATTAGATGACTAACTCTTTATGCCAAAGTTCTGTTTATAAAAAAAGAAATTGGCCTTTTTAAGCCATGTTTCTAATTCGTTCAATATATTTGTAATATACAAATAATATATATAGATTCATTTCTTTAATCAACAAAAAATAGCAGATCATCGTTATGGAATTAAAAAAGAAACTGAAAATCATTTTAGCGTACTTTGCCATATACTTTATCTGGGGCTCAACATTTTTAGCAATTCGCTACGCAATTGATAGTATTCCACCATTTATAATGGTTGGATTTCGCACAATTATTGCCGGGGCAATTCTTTTCATTTTCTCCATATTTAAGAATAAACAGTATCCATCATTAATAGATTGGAAAAAGGCAACAATTTCAGGTTTTATCTTAATTGTTTTTGGATATGGTGGATTAACCTGGGCACAGCAATTTGTACCTTCTGGGTATGCATCTTTACTCGAGGCAACATTATCAATTTGGTTGTTTTTGCTTTACTGGATATATGGAAAAAAGTATTCTCCATCACCAAAAGATATAATAGGAATTATGGCTGGTTTTATAGGGGTGGTGTTACTACTGGAAATTGACGGTGAATTAATTACTCTAACTAAGGGAAACTCATTTTTGGTTTTTTTGAGCTCATTTGCATTGTTAATTTCTGCCTTTTCATGGGCTTCCGGTTCTTTTTTATCACATAAAATAAAAAGTATTCCACTAATGATGTTAATTGGAATGCAACTCTTAACTGGTGGATTTTTTATGCTTCTAATTGCCACGCTTGTAGGGGAGTGGGTATTTTTTTCACCAAAGGATGTTTCAATATTGTCACTTGTTTCTCTTCTTTATTTAATATTTTTTGGGACAATAATTGCATTTGGTTCTTATAGCTGGCTTTTACGGGTGAGCTCACCAGTAAAAGTGGGTTCATACGCTTTTTTTAATCCGCTTGTTGCTGTTTTTCTAGGATGGTTGCTTGCTAATGAGCAAATTACAAGACAAATGATTATTGGTGCTTTGGCAATTTTAGTTTCTGTTTTAATATTGAATTTTTCGCAAACAAATAAATTAGATGTTGAGAAAAGGACATATAACTAATGCTACATATTGAAAAAGCAAAGAAAGAGTCTCTGGAAGAAATGTGTAATGTCATTAAATCATCCATTGTTAACCTATGTAGTGAAGATCATAAAAACCAACAAGAACACCTAGACAATTGGTTATCAGCAAGATCAGAAAAAAAAATGAATGACCTATTATTTGATAAAGAGTCACAAGCTTTTGTTTGTATAAAAAGGGGCAAATTGTTGGAGTATCTCATATAAAAAATAACGGAGAGATTACACTCTGCTATGTACACCCTAAGAAATCTAGACTAGGTATTGGGAAGCTAATGTTACACGTGGCTGAAAAACAGGCAGAAGAATGGGGGATTTTCCAAGTGTGGGTAGTTAGGTCTGGAACTGCGAAGGATTTTTATATATCTCAAGGTTATAAACAATATGCAAAATCAATAACCTATTTGGGGATGCCTGGATTTCCGTTAAAAAAAGATTTATAGGCTTCAATATTATTAATACGAAGAAATCTAGAAAAAAATAATTAGGAATAAAGAACAATATCAACTTACTGAAACAAGTTTACATAATTACCCAATTATATACCGTCAGGAGAACGCCGAATTGTTTGTAAAATGAGGTGCTTATATAATTTGAATTATGCAAAGTGAGCTCTGAGAACGGTCTTGCGTTTATCCGGGAAACCAATAAACTAACTCAAGTAATTAAGTTTAGATTTGAAATTATCTCCAATAAAACAAGACTCATTTTTTTGAACCTTGTTTTTTTTCTATAAACAATGGACAGTCAATGCCATCGTTGAGCAGTGAACTTTTAAAACAAATGTAATTTGCCCAAGTAAAAGTTTCCGAATTTACAAATTCACCATATTCACAAGTCATGCATAGCTGAGATTCTGGCCACGGTTGTACTGAAACCAACATTTGTAAATGGTTTAAATCTATGTTTGTACCTTGTTCCATGACACCTCCTTTTGATTGTTAAAGAACGAACTCTGTATAAGTGTACCATATTCAATTAAGTTCTTTTGGAGGTGTTTTTTGCTAATAAACATGGTAATAAAAATTTGTTTTATCTAATATTCACATTTACACAAAGTCAATTAAGGCTTATAATCAGCATTTTCGACTATTTAATTTATTTTTATGTTTGCTGCACCATTTTTCGTTTTTATT includes these proteins:
- a CDS encoding GNAT family N-acetyltransferase — encoded protein: MYKKGQIVGVSHIKNNGEITLCYVHPKKSRLGIGKLMLHVAEKQAEEWGIFQVWVVRSGTAKDFYISQGYKQYAKSITYLGMPGFPLKKDL
- a CDS encoding DMT family transporter gives rise to the protein MLLGIMPVISNSRPMEISALNFALYLSIWQFIFSTPVLLIEYKSSNRGIFDAKLSSGRKKKTVLIILATGAMFGISTFSYVLSMEKAGTVSASIAIQAYPLFAILWETVFLNRKKNKSELFFTFLLIVGLYFLGTNGTWQIAGLSFWFIFAFSVPLIWSVAHVIIKEVLDKTPITPVQVTFFRVLISVIVIFTISISISGLNQAIDLIGNYEFQIYAAAMGFVYYIELIVWFYAVRQVDVSVASSIITPWPAITLILAIIFLHETIKSYQVVTLIIVFVSVYGIILSGKKKHETEFIKPKY
- a CDS encoding EamA family transporter translates to MELKKKLKIILAYFAIYFIWGSTFLAIRYAIDSIPPFIMVGFRTIIAGAILFIFSIFKNKQYPSLIDWKKATISGFILIVFGYGGLTWAQQFVPSGYASLLEATLSIWLFLLYWIYGKKYSPSPKDIIGIMAGFIGVVLLLEIDGELITLTKGNSFLVFLSSFALLISAFSWASGSFLSHKIKSIPLMMLIGMQLLTGGFFMLLIATLVGEWVFFSPKDVSILSLVSLLYLIFFGTIIAFGSYSWLLRVSSPVKVGSYAFFNPLVAVFLGWLLANEQITRQMIIGALAILVSVLILNFSQTNKLDVEKRTYN